In Desulfitibacter alkalitolerans DSM 16504, a single genomic region encodes these proteins:
- a CDS encoding hydroxypyruvate isomerase family protein yields MLKFAANLTFLFTELPFMERFEAAKKAGFNYVEFMFPYDFDLDEIEKQLKQHRLQLVLFNLPAGDWANGDRGIALDPGRRTEFRKGVSQTIMAAQKFGVDRVNCLVGKVDDPTLDNGLWENLVENVCYAADELGKHGIDLMVEPINHYDVPGFYLNTTEQVLKLLADVSRSNVYLQYDVYHAEREGESHKEILGNIFDRIGHIQIADSPGRNQPGTGVIDFEFVLSQIERLGYEGYIGMEYKPQPNTVESLEWIKNFPYKL; encoded by the coding sequence ATGCTTAAATTTGCTGCAAATCTAACATTTTTATTTACAGAGCTGCCTTTTATGGAACGTTTTGAAGCGGCCAAAAAGGCAGGTTTCAACTATGTTGAATTTATGTTTCCCTATGATTTTGATTTAGACGAGATAGAGAAACAGCTTAAGCAACACAGGCTTCAACTGGTTCTTTTTAATCTTCCTGCAGGTGATTGGGCCAATGGGGATCGTGGAATAGCTCTAGACCCTGGCCGTAGAACTGAGTTTAGAAAGGGAGTTAGTCAAACTATTATGGCTGCTCAAAAGTTTGGTGTTGATAGAGTTAATTGTTTAGTAGGCAAGGTAGACGATCCTACTTTAGATAATGGACTGTGGGAAAACCTTGTTGAAAATGTTTGTTATGCAGCTGATGAGCTTGGAAAACATGGGATCGATTTAATGGTTGAGCCCATTAATCATTACGATGTCCCTGGATTTTATCTTAATACCACTGAACAGGTATTGAAGCTGCTTGCAGATGTTAGCCGTTCCAATGTATATCTTCAGTATGATGTCTACCATGCTGAGCGTGAAGGGGAATCCCATAAAGAGATTCTTGGAAACATTTTTGATAGAATTGGCCATATTCAAATTGCCGACAGCCCCGGCAGGAACCAGCCGGGAACAGGGGTTATTGATTTTGAATTTGTTTTAAGTCAAATTGAAAGATTAGGCTATGAAGGCTACATAGGCATGGAGTACAAGCCACAACCAAATACTGTTGAGTCCTTAGAATGGATTAAAAACTTTCCATATAAACTGTAG
- a CDS encoding rhomboid family intramembrane serine protease produces the protein MGYYPGVFGGNISIDYLKKKAPVTLAIIAVNLTIFVLSYLFGYERQLILLGGMAPIELVLASGEYWRFFTSMFIHSGAMHVIFNMIILLHSGGYLEPYMGQKNFAVFYLLSGLLVSFFSGIFTNALSVGASGAIFALLGFILYFDLQARKSGHKTSSLILPLVVINMIITIIIPRVSFIGHFSGLVIGYLFAYYRHRSILDKIKTH, from the coding sequence ATGGGATATTATCCAGGAGTTTTTGGCGGGAACATTTCCATAGATTATTTGAAAAAGAAAGCACCTGTAACTTTAGCTATCATTGCAGTTAACCTGACAATTTTTGTTTTAAGCTATCTTTTTGGCTATGAAAGACAACTGATACTTTTAGGAGGAATGGCCCCTATTGAACTTGTTCTGGCTTCAGGTGAGTATTGGCGATTTTTCACATCCATGTTTATCCATAGCGGAGCAATGCATGTTATATTCAACATGATTATCCTGCTCCATTCAGGTGGATACCTGGAACCATACATGGGGCAAAAGAACTTTGCTGTATTTTACTTACTTTCGGGCCTACTGGTTTCATTCTTTTCTGGTATTTTCACAAATGCCCTTTCAGTAGGAGCCTCGGGAGCAATATTTGCCCTGTTGGGATTTATCCTGTATTTTGATTTGCAGGCAAGAAAATCAGGCCATAAAACAAGCAGCCTCATTCTGCCTTTAGTAGTGATTAACATGATTATTACCATAATAATTCCCAGGGTTAGCTTTATCGGACATTTTTCTGGTCTAGTCATTGGCTACCTCTTCGCTTATTACAGACACAGATCAATATTAGACAAAATCAAAACTCATTGA
- a CDS encoding EAL domain-containing protein — MTKFAMLKYLQNLLQKGKGTNNPMEGLYSLSILKKSKSNFLYNVIKDNIDAGNTIYVFFFDIIGFSGFEEEYGSHMCKSILKSFKSIITEISVQQLPSKNFLGSISFGGDDFAVYMSSIENEHDAEKIYELSLSIKTAVDIKLNNNFSSIINKKIKTHVGFSMISPNSPFSLESQIYHSAKEALSMAKRDIKPQMAKLKIELQNIIFQKKIKTVYQPIVSLSSGQVYGLEALTRGPEDSFFYNPLNMFAFATKEKLVYQLDRVSRESAIKNFPRTYDNDKKLFLNIDPQIVNSGSFSAGFTKKLALDYNIKPHNVVFELTEREHIKDYSVFTKALEHYRNQGYLIAIDDAGAGYSSLQSIAELRPDFIKIDMSLTRDIHKNSIKQSLLETFMTLSQKINSTIIAEGIENEEELNELIKIGVPYGQGYYLVRPAFPPKNPMETVCEIIRSSHRKYFDFSSHDLKIGSIAENAITIDPDCLTQVVIEYFDTMENIDTIVVLDNSQPIGIITKDNLYHKLSQQYGNSLYPKRKVSMIMCKHPLVIEENITIENCLKLVAGRTTNRLNQDIIITKEGKFKGVVPVKKLLETISEIRQENALFSDSLTGLPGNIIIERQLKTRTARREEFAFIFVDLDHFKEYNDKYGFEKGDMIIKMTADILTEAVQKNGSTYDFIGHIGGDDFVLITDMDSVDGLCSYIIDLFDKDILSYYSPADADNGYIVCNDRQGKLSKIPIMSISIAVIENKNNYKNHLEISEKAAELKKYAKSLAGSVYVKERRQH; from the coding sequence ATGACGAAATTTGCTATGCTTAAATATTTGCAAAATTTACTACAAAAGGGAAAAGGCACAAATAATCCCATGGAAGGTCTTTACTCACTGAGTATATTAAAAAAATCAAAAAGCAACTTTTTGTATAATGTGATCAAGGATAATATAGATGCTGGAAACACTATATATGTGTTTTTCTTTGATATTATTGGTTTCAGCGGCTTTGAGGAAGAATATGGGTCTCATATGTGTAAAAGTATACTCAAATCTTTTAAAAGTATAATTACTGAAATTTCAGTTCAGCAGTTACCTTCTAAAAATTTTTTAGGTTCTATTAGTTTTGGAGGCGATGATTTTGCAGTATACATGAGTTCAATAGAAAATGAACATGATGCAGAAAAAATTTATGAACTCAGCCTTTCTATCAAAACTGCTGTGGATATAAAATTAAATAATAACTTTTCTTCAATTATTAATAAAAAAATAAAAACCCATGTAGGCTTTTCCATGATATCTCCTAATTCCCCTTTTAGCCTTGAAAGCCAGATTTATCATAGCGCCAAGGAAGCCTTGTCCATGGCAAAAAGAGATATAAAGCCTCAGATGGCCAAGTTAAAAATAGAACTGCAAAACATTATATTTCAAAAAAAGATAAAAACTGTATACCAACCCATAGTGTCCTTATCTAGTGGACAGGTATATGGATTAGAAGCCTTGACTAGAGGCCCTGAAGATTCCTTTTTTTACAATCCACTTAATATGTTTGCATTTGCAACAAAGGAAAAACTGGTTTATCAACTAGACAGGGTTTCCAGGGAAAGTGCTATAAAAAACTTTCCAAGAACATATGATAATGATAAAAAGCTTTTTTTGAACATAGACCCGCAAATAGTAAATTCAGGTTCATTTTCAGCTGGATTTACCAAGAAGTTGGCCTTAGATTATAATATAAAACCTCATAATGTAGTATTTGAGCTTACTGAAAGGGAGCACATTAAGGACTACTCTGTTTTCACAAAGGCATTAGAGCACTACAGAAATCAAGGTTATTTAATAGCCATAGATGATGCGGGAGCAGGTTACTCCAGCTTGCAATCCATTGCCGAATTGAGACCCGATTTTATAAAGATTGACATGTCTCTAACAAGAGACATCCACAAAAATTCTATCAAGCAGTCCCTATTAGAAACCTTCATGACCCTTTCACAAAAGATAAATTCAACCATAATAGCCGAAGGAATAGAAAATGAAGAAGAGTTAAATGAGCTTATAAAAATAGGTGTTCCCTATGGGCAAGGGTACTATTTAGTCAGGCCGGCATTTCCCCCTAAAAATCCCATGGAAACAGTCTGTGAAATAATAAGAAGCAGCCATCGAAAATATTTTGATTTTAGTAGCCATGACCTTAAAATTGGCTCAATCGCTGAAAATGCAATAACAATTGACCCAGATTGCTTGACCCAGGTAGTAATTGAATATTTTGATACCATGGAAAACATTGATACGATAGTTGTCCTTGACAATTCTCAGCCCATAGGCATTATTACCAAGGACAACCTTTATCATAAATTAAGCCAACAATATGGTAATTCTCTCTATCCCAAAAGAAAAGTTTCCATGATAATGTGCAAACATCCCCTTGTCATTGAAGAAAATATAACCATAGAGAATTGTTTAAAGCTTGTAGCAGGTAGGACGACCAATAGACTTAATCAGGATATTATCATAACCAAGGAGGGTAAGTTTAAGGGAGTTGTTCCAGTAAAAAAACTTTTAGAAACAATATCGGAAATTCGTCAGGAGAATGCACTTTTTTCCGATTCATTAACTGGTCTTCCCGGCAACATAATAATTGAAAGACAATTAAAAACTAGAACTGCAAGGAGAGAAGAATTTGCCTTTATATTCGTTGATTTAGACCACTTCAAAGAATATAATGATAAATATGGTTTTGAAAAGGGAGATATGATCATAAAAATGACAGCTGATATATTAACAGAAGCTGTTCAAAAAAATGGTTCTACATATGATTTTATAGGCCATATTGGCGGAGATGACTTTGTGTTAATAACAGATATGGATTCTGTTGATGGGCTCTGCAGCTATATCATTGATTTGTTTGATAAAGACATTCTTTCTTATTATTCTCCTGCAGATGCCGATAATGGATATATTGTATGTAATGACAGACAGGGTAAGCTGTCCAAAATACCAATAATGTCCATTTCCATTGCAGTAATTGAAAATAAAAACAACTAC
- a CDS encoding beta-propeller domain-containing protein — MRNKKKILLASIMSVLIGVFLISAIFISPGKASDQIKVYVDGKQVRFSVPPELVGGRTFVPFMEIFEAMGAEVKWDNKEQLVTASRGTDLLTLQIGQKTASINGQKVTLDAVPRIVQGRTLVPLRFIGEALGADVNWNKKNLSVYINMENLAQGNLPVVGTKEKLKELLSQGQVSGGRLSGHGIFRTGADMAQAEESMKTAASPETVNNSDFSSTNIQVQGVDEGDLVKTDGKYIYQVNNQRVVIARAFPVQDMKIINVIDLTKGPFHPTEMYLDEKFLVVIGISESYYPMPRASAEKLMAPDMMPPIHGYRPMVKAMVYDISNKENIELVREVELDGHYVSSRKIGSALYLVANKHINYYVLEQGKDLEKPMYRDTAGSSEFVEIDYEAIRYFPGSIEPNYLLVAGVDLSQPSKQAEVSTFLGSGQNIYASLQNLYVAVTQYDFNEKAYIDNRSTLVYSFNLDKGSISYNGKGRVPGSLLNQFSMDEHNGYFRVATTTGDIWRTDEHTSKNNIYILDKALNIVGKVEDIAPGETIYSVRFMGDRGYMVTFKTVDPLFVIDLKNPERPAVLGALKIPGYSDYLHPYDENHLIGFGKDAVEVDNMAYYLGMKMAIFDVSDVNNPKEKFVEMIGDRGTESELLRNHKALLFSREKNLLAFPVTVMEVKHGRDYNYKGIPPYGEFVFQGAYIYHIDTETGFKLKGKISHLSNEDYLKAGNYWYDSNKNIERILYIGDTLYTLSKKTWQAHGLNKLEYRSSLEIPEASPIRDTVYPIGEPGQSDPGVKTEQ; from the coding sequence ATGAGAAACAAAAAAAAGATACTCTTGGCAAGTATAATGTCAGTTCTTATAGGTGTATTTTTAATATCAGCTATTTTCATTAGTCCTGGAAAGGCATCAGACCAGATCAAGGTATACGTTGACGGGAAACAGGTTAGGTTTTCAGTACCACCTGAGCTAGTTGGCGGAAGAACCTTTGTTCCCTTTATGGAAATCTTTGAAGCCATGGGCGCAGAGGTGAAATGGGACAATAAGGAGCAGCTTGTTACCGCATCCAGGGGGACAGACCTGCTCACCCTCCAGATTGGGCAAAAAACCGCCAGTATAAATGGGCAAAAAGTCACCCTTGATGCTGTTCCCAGAATTGTGCAGGGCAGAACCCTTGTCCCCTTGAGATTTATTGGTGAAGCCCTTGGGGCAGATGTAAATTGGAATAAAAAGAACCTCTCAGTCTACATTAATATGGAGAATTTGGCGCAGGGCAACCTGCCTGTAGTAGGCACGAAAGAAAAATTAAAGGAGCTCCTATCCCAGGGACAAGTAAGTGGGGGAAGACTCTCAGGGCATGGTATTTTTAGAACAGGAGCTGATATGGCCCAGGCTGAAGAATCCATGAAAACAGCAGCTAGTCCAGAAACTGTCAATAATTCAGACTTTTCCTCCACAAATATACAGGTTCAAGGTGTTGATGAAGGGGATCTGGTTAAAACTGACGGCAAATATATTTACCAGGTTAATAACCAGCGTGTTGTAATAGCCAGGGCTTTTCCAGTCCAAGACATGAAAATTATAAACGTTATAGACTTAACAAAGGGGCCCTTTCATCCCACAGAGATGTATCTAGACGAGAAATTTTTAGTGGTCATAGGTATATCCGAAAGCTATTACCCCATGCCAAGGGCTTCAGCGGAAAAACTAATGGCACCTGATATGATGCCCCCAATCCATGGCTACAGGCCCATGGTTAAGGCAATGGTTTATGACATTTCTAACAAAGAAAACATTGAGCTTGTCAGAGAAGTTGAATTAGATGGGCACTACGTATCCTCTCGCAAAATTGGCTCTGCTCTTTATTTAGTTGCCAATAAACACATCAACTACTACGTACTGGAGCAGGGAAAGGATCTGGAAAAACCAATGTACAGGGACACAGCCGGGTCCTCTGAGTTTGTGGAAATTGACTATGAAGCTATACGCTATTTTCCTGGATCAATTGAGCCAAACTACTTGTTAGTTGCAGGTGTTGATCTGTCCCAGCCCAGCAAACAGGCCGAAGTATCAACTTTTCTGGGGTCAGGGCAAAACATTTATGCCTCATTGCAAAACCTCTATGTTGCAGTTACACAGTATGATTTTAACGAGAAAGCTTATATAGATAACAGAAGCACCCTTGTTTATAGTTTTAATTTAGATAAGGGCAGTATCAGCTATAACGGCAAGGGCAGGGTGCCGGGCTCTCTCCTAAATCAGTTCTCCATGGATGAGCACAATGGATATTTTCGCGTAGCAACTACAACTGGAGATATATGGCGGACAGATGAACATACCTCAAAAAACAATATATATATTTTAGATAAAGCCTTAAATATAGTAGGCAAGGTTGAGGATATAGCTCCAGGTGAGACAATCTATTCAGTTCGTTTCATGGGTGACAGGGGCTATATGGTTACCTTTAAAACAGTAGACCCCCTCTTTGTCATTGATTTAAAAAATCCTGAAAGGCCGGCAGTATTGGGTGCATTAAAAATTCCCGGCTACAGTGATTACCTTCATCCCTATGATGAAAATCATTTAATTGGCTTTGGCAAGGACGCCGTTGAAGTGGATAATATGGCCTATTATCTGGGCATGAAAATGGCAATTTTTGACGTAAGCGATGTGAATAATCCTAAAGAAAAATTTGTAGAGATGATTGGCGACAGGGGAACCGAATCTGAGCTTTTAAGAAATCACAAGGCCTTGCTTTTCTCAAGAGAAAAAAACCTCCTAGCTTTTCCAGTTACAGTCATGGAGGTTAAGCATGGCAGGGATTATAATTATAAGGGAATCCCCCCTTACGGGGAATTCGTCTTCCAGGGTGCCTACATCTACCATATAGACACAGAAACAGGCTTTAAGCTTAAAGGGAAAATATCCCATTTGTCTAATGAAGATTATTTAAAAGCAGGAAACTACTGGTATGACAGCAATAAAAATATTGAAAGAATTCTTTATATAGGCGATACCCTATATACACTATCAAAGAAAACATGGCAGGCCCACGGACTAAACAAGTTAGAATATAGAAGCTCTCTGGAAATTCCAGAAGCATCTCCAATAAGAGACACAGTATATCCTATAGGTGAACCTGGACAAAGTGACCCAGGAGTCAAAACTGAACAATAA
- a CDS encoding bifunctional 5,10-methylenetetrahydrofolate dehydrogenase/5,10-methenyltetrahydrofolate cyclohydrolase: protein MAELLKGKPVADAMKEELSKKVEELKARGITPKLGIIRVGARPDDLFYEGGAKKTCETIGMAYEVFEYPQDIEQEAFEKAVIEVGANKEINGILMFAPLPKHLNEKKIRDLIPVEKDVDCMTLGSAAKVFADDLTGFPPCTPTACMDMLKFFDIPLKGKKAVVLGRSLVVGKPVAMLLLRENATVTICHSKTENLPAVCADADILIAAVGRAKMVKADYVKPGQVVIDVGINEDPDNPGKYCGDVDFDAVEPIVDKITPVPGGVGSVTTVVLCKQTIMACEMQNGLA from the coding sequence ATGGCAGAATTGTTAAAGGGAAAACCAGTTGCAGATGCAATGAAGGAAGAATTAAGTAAAAAGGTGGAGGAGCTAAAAGCCAGGGGTATAACACCTAAACTAGGTATAATTAGAGTAGGGGCCCGCCCAGACGACCTTTTCTATGAAGGTGGAGCAAAGAAGACATGTGAAACAATAGGAATGGCATATGAGGTTTTTGAATATCCACAGGACATAGAGCAGGAAGCCTTTGAGAAGGCTGTTATAGAGGTAGGAGCGAATAAAGAGATTAATGGCATTTTAATGTTTGCTCCTTTACCAAAGCACTTGAATGAAAAGAAAATCAGGGACTTAATCCCTGTGGAAAAAGACGTGGATTGTATGACTCTGGGAAGTGCGGCAAAGGTTTTTGCTGATGATCTGACAGGCTTTCCACCATGTACTCCTACAGCATGTATGGACATGCTCAAATTCTTTGACATTCCATTAAAGGGAAAGAAAGCAGTTGTCCTTGGTCGTTCCCTGGTTGTAGGCAAGCCAGTGGCAATGCTTCTTCTTCGTGAAAATGCTACAGTAACCATATGTCATTCAAAAACAGAAAACCTGCCTGCAGTATGTGCTGATGCAGATATATTAATTGCTGCTGTGGGTCGTGCCAAAATGGTCAAGGCAGACTATGTTAAACCAGGACAGGTTGTCATAGATGTTGGTATTAATGAGGATCCGGACAATCCTGGAAAGTACTGTGGAGATGTTGACTTTGATGCAGTTGAACCAATAGTTGATAAGATTACTCCAGTTCCTGGGGGCGTAGGATCTGTAACCACAGTTGTACTTTGCAAGCAGACAATAATGGCTTGTGAAATGCAAAATGGTCTTGCTTAA
- a CDS encoding IS110 family transposase: protein MKLFVGIDVSSLDLRVRVINCDGDTLDKFTVSNNLNGATHLRDKIITLAEKLSCTNIQIGMESTSVYSWHPSMFLNEDEALRKLNAKVYTINAKLVNKFKEAYADMEKTDDIDALIIADRLRFGRLPFTVIMQEQYIALQRLTRMRYRLVHNLTKEKQHFLQNLFLKCNAFTSEVDSSAFGNAMMDLFLEKYSLDEISAMDVADLANYLKDKGKNRFPDPEGVAKCIQKAARSSYRLSKCIEDSVDIVLATSIETIRSLNNHIKQLNKAIERVLDGIPNTLQTIPGIGPVFCAGILAEVGDISRFKDQAALAKYAGLSWTKHQSGKFVADETKLIRSGNRYLRYYLVEAANSVMRYEPEFKAYYQKKYREVPKHQHKRALVLTARKLVRLVDTLLRNDQIYSPRRKVNS from the coding sequence ATGAAGTTGTTTGTAGGTATAGATGTAAGCTCTCTGGACTTAAGAGTACGTGTTATTAATTGTGATGGCGATACTCTTGATAAGTTTACTGTAAGTAATAATCTAAATGGTGCCACCCATTTGCGTGATAAGATCATTACTTTAGCAGAGAAGCTCTCTTGTACTAATATTCAAATTGGTATGGAGTCTACTTCTGTTTATAGCTGGCATCCTTCTATGTTCTTAAATGAGGATGAGGCTCTACGTAAGCTTAATGCTAAGGTTTATACCATCAATGCTAAGCTTGTGAATAAGTTTAAGGAAGCTTATGCTGATATGGAAAAAACTGATGATATTGATGCCTTGATAATTGCTGATCGTTTACGGTTTGGTAGACTCCCTTTTACTGTTATCATGCAGGAACAATATATTGCTCTGCAAAGATTAACACGAATGCGTTATCGTCTAGTTCATAATCTGACTAAGGAAAAACAGCATTTTCTTCAAAACTTATTTTTAAAGTGTAATGCTTTTACTTCTGAGGTTGATAGTTCTGCTTTTGGTAATGCCATGATGGATCTCTTTTTAGAAAAGTACAGCCTTGATGAAATATCTGCTATGGATGTTGCTGATTTAGCTAATTACCTTAAGGATAAAGGGAAAAACCGTTTTCCTGATCCTGAAGGTGTAGCTAAGTGTATCCAAAAGGCTGCCAGGTCTTCTTACAGACTCTCTAAGTGTATTGAAGATTCGGTTGATATTGTCCTTGCTACTTCTATTGAGACTATCAGAAGCCTTAACAATCATATTAAACAGTTAAACAAGGCTATAGAAAGAGTTCTTGATGGCATCCCTAATACTTTACAAACTATCCCTGGTATTGGCCCTGTTTTCTGTGCCGGTATTCTTGCTGAAGTTGGCGATATTTCTCGCTTTAAGGATCAGGCTGCTTTAGCTAAATATGCAGGGCTTAGCTGGACTAAACACCAGTCAGGAAAGTTTGTAGCTGATGAAACTAAGCTAATACGTTCTGGTAACCGTTATCTCCGTTATTACCTTGTTGAGGCTGCCAACTCGGTAATGCGCTATGAGCCGGAGTTTAAAGCTTATTACCAGAAAAAGTATCGTGAGGTGCCTAAGCACCAACATAAAAGAGCACTCGTCTTAACTGCAAGAAAACTTGTGCGTTTGGTTGATACGCTGCTGCGTAACGACCAAATCTACTCGCCTAGAAGGAAGGTGAATAGTTAG
- a CDS encoding calcium/sodium antiporter, translating into MAYFLLLLGFVLLIKGADFFIDGAAGIAKALKLPPMIIGLTIVAFGTSSPEAAVSISAAIKGSSGISLGNVIGSNIFNISFVIGIMALLSPLKVEKQTTRKEIPFALLSSILLLILVLDRFLQQTKSDVITRGDGLVFLIFFSIFIYYLFEMALKNSNNNHEIIENPGYDKSGKIFYLIIGLTGIILGGKLVVDSSVIIALNWGLSQSLVGLTIVAVGTSLPELVTSIAAVLKKENEIAIGNLIGSNIFNILFILGTASVISPIHVEPLLIKDTFLMIFYTIFLFIFAMSHYRISRKEGFILLMSYLVYLAFIISR; encoded by the coding sequence ATGGCTTATTTTTTACTGCTTTTGGGATTTGTCCTTTTAATTAAGGGAGCAGACTTTTTTATTGATGGTGCAGCTGGGATTGCAAAAGCACTAAAGCTTCCGCCCATGATAATAGGACTTACAATCGTTGCCTTTGGGACAAGCTCTCCAGAGGCTGCAGTAAGTATTAGCGCCGCCATTAAGGGAAGCAGCGGCATATCATTAGGAAACGTTATAGGAAGCAACATTTTTAATATTTCCTTTGTTATTGGAATAATGGCACTACTAAGCCCTTTAAAGGTGGAAAAACAGACAACACGTAAAGAAATTCCCTTTGCCCTTTTATCAAGCATCCTTTTGCTCATTCTAGTTCTTGACAGGTTTTTACAGCAAACTAAGAGCGATGTCATAACAAGGGGCGATGGATTAGTATTTTTAATTTTCTTTTCAATTTTTATTTATTACCTTTTTGAAATGGCTTTAAAAAACTCAAATAACAATCATGAGATTATAGAAAACCCAGGGTATGATAAAAGTGGAAAAATCTTCTATTTAATTATTGGGTTAACTGGTATTATTCTTGGCGGAAAGCTTGTGGTAGATAGCAGTGTTATAATTGCTTTAAACTGGGGTCTTTCCCAAAGCCTTGTAGGCTTGACAATAGTAGCTGTAGGGACTTCCCTGCCAGAATTGGTTACTTCAATAGCTGCTGTCTTAAAGAAGGAAAATGAAATTGCCATAGGCAATCTTATTGGGAGCAACATCTTCAATATTCTCTTCATATTAGGTACTGCTTCTGTTATAAGTCCAATCCATGTAGAACCACTCCTGATCAAAGATACGTTTTTAATGATTTTTTATACCATCTTCTTATTTATTTTTGCAATGAGCCATTATAGAATATCAAGGAAGGAAGGTTTTATTCTGCTTATGTCCTACCTGGTGTATCTTGCCTTTATCATTAGTAGATAG
- a CDS encoding cyclodeaminase/cyclohydrolase family protein, producing the protein MSMLEKSCNQFLEELASKAPVPGGGGAAACGGAIGMALSNMVGNLTVGKKKYAEVEDEVKDLIEKGNKVIEELKVLVDKDAEVFEPLSKAYGLPKDTPEQAKIKEETLENCSKEACSVPMEIMRKSYDGIKIHERMGQIGTMIAISDVGCGVVFLKAALISGSLNVIINLNSIKDQEYVKATTEEMNQLLTDGSRIADETLELVINKIKK; encoded by the coding sequence ATGTCAATGTTAGAAAAAAGCTGCAATCAATTTTTGGAAGAATTAGCCTCAAAGGCTCCAGTACCAGGTGGTGGAGGGGCAGCCGCATGTGGCGGGGCTATTGGCATGGCTTTATCCAACATGGTAGGGAATCTGACTGTAGGCAAAAAGAAATATGCAGAGGTGGAAGATGAAGTAAAAGATTTAATAGAAAAGGGAAATAAAGTAATTGAAGAACTAAAGGTTTTAGTTGATAAGGATGCAGAGGTATTTGAGCCCTTATCAAAGGCGTATGGCTTACCCAAGGACACTCCTGAACAAGCTAAAATCAAGGAGGAAACTTTAGAGAACTGCTCCAAGGAAGCCTGCTCAGTTCCCATGGAAATAATGCGAAAGTCCTATGATGGCATAAAGATACACGAGAGAATGGGACAAATAGGTACTATGATTGCAATCTCTGATGTGGGCTGTGGAGTTGTTTTTCTTAAAGCTGCTTTGATTAGCGGATCATTGAATGTAATTATTAACCTTAACTCTATTAAGGATCAAGAATATGTAAAAGCTACAACAGAGGAAATGAATCAACTTTTAACAGATGGCAGTAGAATAGCAGATGAAACACTAGAATTAGTAATTAATAAAATTAAGAAGTAG